One genomic segment of Musa acuminata AAA Group cultivar baxijiao chromosome BXJ3-3, Cavendish_Baxijiao_AAA, whole genome shotgun sequence includes these proteins:
- the LOC135632895 gene encoding transcription factor NIGT1-like, whose amino-acid sequence MDLLDRVQSCHDYIRALEEERKKIEVFQRELPLCLKLVTHAIESVRQQMSDGERVSNGPVLEEFIPLKPSFKSPSSGAVAAAIGSDRKPDWLRSVQLWNQEPDTSLKVEPPKKPIAVSAKRIGGAFQPFEREKLVVPPPASRAVAASSTNSAGGRGEGRGCGDSDGSSSGGEKEEKEKEGQFQSHRKTRRCWSPDLHRRFLNALQQLGGSHAATPKQIRDLMKVDGLTNDEIKSHLQKYRLHTRRPSPAVQSSSHPAPQFVLLVPPPDYAAAAAVAAAAQPGNGACAPTNGIYAPVASLPSDPRFQQQLQTKKQYQRSCSGGEDSTGGDDDDATNTESLATSASSQTTTASPPF is encoded by the exons ATGGACCTCTTGGATCGAGTGCAGAGTTGCCATGACTACATCAGAGCGCTCGAGGAGGAGCGCAAGAAGATCGAGGTCTTCCAGCGGGAGCTGCCCCTTTGCCTTAAACTTGTTACGCATG CGATCGAGAGCGTGAGACAGCAGATGAGCGACGGTGAGAGGGTGAGCAATGGGCCTGTTTTGGAGGAGTTCATCCCTCTAAAGCCGAGCTTCAAGTCGCCGTCATCAGGGGCAGTGGCGGCGGCGATCGGGTCGGATAGGAAGCCTGACTGGCTTAGATCCGTCCAGCTCTGGAATCAGGAGCCGGACACGTCTCTTAAAGTG GAGCCACCGAAGAAGCCGATCGCAGTGAGCGCGAAGAGGATCGGCGGCGCATTCCAGCCTTTCGAGAGGGAAAAGCTCGTCGTGCCACCGCCGGCTTCCAGGGCGGTGGCTGCGAGCTCCACTAACAGTGCTGGTGGTAGAGGAGAGGGGAGGGGATGCGGTGATAGCGATGGTAGTAGCAGCGgaggagaaaaggaggagaaggagaaggaagggCAGTTTCAGTCCCATCGGAAGACGAGACGCTGCTGGTCGCCAGATCTCCACCGCCGCTTCCTGAACGCCCTTCAGCAGCTCGGCGGCTCCCACG CTGCAACGCCGAAGCAGATCAGGGACCTGATGAAGGTCGACGGGCTCACCAACGACGAGATCAAGAGCCATTTGCAG AAATATCGGCTGCACACCAGACGACCGAGCCCTGCGGTTCAGAGCAGCAGCCACCCGGCACCGCAGTTTGTGTTGTTGGTTCCTCCGCCGGATTACGCTGCGGCCGCCGCGGTTGCAGCTGCAGCGCAACCTGGAAATGGTGCTTGTGCTCCGACGAACGGAATCTACGCCCCGGTGGCATCGCTCCCGTCAGACCCGAGATTTCAGCAGCAGCTGCAGACGAAGAAGCAATACCAAAGATCGTGCAGTGGAGGAGAAGACAGCACGGGGGGTGACGACGATGATGCCACTAACACGGAGTCCCTTGCAACTTCGGCCTCCTCCCAAACTACGACGGCATCACCTCCGTTTTGA